A single Mesomycoplasma ovipneumoniae DNA region contains:
- a CDS encoding M20/M25/M40 family metallo-hydrolase, with translation MQILEKLKKYCDIDGMSRYEDEIVAELKRSTANLDLSYSRDGFGSLIMQQKKQNSGPKIVVAAHMDEVGFIVLDITEKGYIKVKSVGGIWGNAVIGAKFKLINSLGQEFYGVAGHTSIHIMERQKIEKALMVKDLYFDFGFRSKKEAQDLSVEIGNRIYFSNPSFLMHNQDYFASKAIDNRAGVVVIDELAHRLHNKNLKSNPILVGTVQEEVGSRGAKMVAKMIKADVAFAIDTGAAHDTEDAIPGVQKLGAGVAIDIADGGALMDPRLVDIIFRIAKERNIPIYRYVSQGGGTDAEELQYSGYGTPTVSISIPQRYLHSTYGLISISDIKAATDLIEAFILEFGQEENEQLIYK, from the coding sequence ATGCAAATATTAGAAAAATTAAAAAAATATTGCGATATTGATGGAATGTCCCGTTATGAGGATGAAATTGTTGCTGAATTAAAAAGGTCAACTGCTAATCTTGATCTAAGTTATTCTCGTGACGGTTTTGGGTCATTGATTATGCAACAAAAAAAGCAAAATTCTGGGCCTAAAATAGTTGTTGCAGCACATATGGATGAAGTTGGCTTCATTGTTTTAGACATTACCGAAAAAGGTTATATAAAAGTAAAATCTGTTGGTGGTATTTGAGGAAACGCTGTAATTGGCGCTAAATTTAAGTTAATAAACTCTTTAGGTCAAGAATTTTACGGTGTTGCTGGTCATACTTCGATTCACATTATGGAACGCCAGAAAATTGAAAAAGCCTTGATGGTAAAAGATCTTTATTTTGATTTTGGATTTAGATCAAAAAAAGAAGCCCAAGATCTTTCAGTTGAAATAGGAAACAGAATTTACTTTAGTAACCCTAGTTTTTTGATGCACAATCAAGATTATTTTGCATCAAAAGCGATAGATAACCGTGCTGGAGTTGTTGTAATTGACGAACTTGCTCATCGTTTGCATAATAAAAATTTAAAATCTAATCCAATTTTAGTCGGAACTGTTCAAGAAGAAGTTGGTTCACGTGGTGCAAAAATGGTTGCAAAAATGATTAAAGCTGATGTTGCTTTTGCAATTGATACAGGTGCTGCACACGATACTGAGGATGCAATTCCTGGTGTGCAAAAATTAGGAGCCGGAGTTGCTATTGACATTGCAGATGGTGGCGCACTGATGGATCCAAGACTTGTTGACATTATTTTCCGAATTGCCAAAGAAAGAAACATACCAATTTACCGATATGTTTCTCAAGGTGGAGGGACTGATGCAGAAGAACTCCAATATTCAGGATACGGAACTCCTACAGTTAGCATCTCGATTCCACAGCGCTATTTACATTCAACATATGGTCTAATTAGTATTTCTGACATTAAGGCTGCAACTGATTTAATCGAGGCTTTTATTTTAGAATTTGGCCAAGAAGAAAATGAACAATTAATTTATAAATAA